A DNA window from Setaria viridis chromosome 2, Setaria_viridis_v4.0, whole genome shotgun sequence contains the following coding sequences:
- the LOC117846294 gene encoding xylose isomerase, giving the protein MKGSKLLLLLLLASCLCLSAVIAAQQTCPADLDSKCEDGASGDWEGEFFPGIPKIKYEGPTSKNPLAYKWYNAEEVILGKKMKDWMRFSVAFWHTFRGTGADPFGAPTKAWPWEDGTNSLAMAKRRMRAHFEFMEKLGVDKWCFHDRDIAPDGKTLEETNANLDEIVELAKQLQGETNIKPLWGTAQLFMHPRYMHGAATSPEVKVYAYAAAQVKKALEVTHYLGGENYVFWGGREGYQTLLNTDMKRELDHLATFLQAAVDYKKKIGFNGTLLIEPKPQEPTKHQYDWDVATAFAFLQKYGLTGEFKINVECNHATLSGHSCHHELETARINGLLGNIDANTGDPQVGWDTDQFMTDIAEATLVMSSVVKNGGLAPGGFNFDAKLRRESTDVEDIFIAHISGMDTLARGLRNVAKLIEDGSLDELVRKRYQSFDSEIGALIEAGKGDFETLEKKVLEWGEPTVPSGKQELAEMLFQSAL; this is encoded by the exons ATGAAGGGCTCGAAGCTTTTGCTACTATTACTGCTGGCGTCATGTTTGTGCCTATCTGCTGTG ATTGCCGCACAGCAAACTTGCCCTGCTGACCTTGATAGCAAATGCGAGGATGGCGCTTCAGGTGATTGGGAGGGGGAGTTCTTTCCTGGCATCCCAAAAATCAAGTATGAG GGTCCAACCAGCAAGAACCCTCTTGCTTATAAGTGGTATAATGCAGAGGAAGTGATTCTcgggaagaagatgaag GATTGGATGCGGTTCAGTGTTGCCTTTTGGCACACATTCCGTGGTACCGGTGCTGATCCTTTTGGTGCCCCTACAAAGGCTTGGCCTTGGGAGGACGGTACAAATTCATTGGCCATGGCTAAGAGAAGAA TGAGAGCTCACTTTGAATTCATGGAGAAGCTGGGAGTTGACAAATGGTGCTTCCATGACAGAGATATTGCCCCGGATGGCAAAACCCTCGAA GAAACAAATGCTAACTTGGACGAGATTGTTGAGCTGGCAAAGCAGCTCCAG GGTGAGACCAATATCAAGCCATTGTGGGGAACCGCACAGCTCTTTATGCATCCACGTTACATGCATGGAGCTGCTACTAG CCCAGAGGTTAAAGTATATGCTTATGCAGCTGCACAAGTTAAGAAAGCTTTGGAG GTCACTCACTACCTAGGTGGTGAAAACTACGTGTTTTGGGGTGGAAGAGAGGGTTACCAAACTCTTCTGAACACTGACATGAAGAGAGAACTTGACCATCTG GCTACCTTTCTTCAAGCTGCTGTTGACTACAAGAAGAAGATCGGATTTAACG GAACATTGTTGATAGAGCCTAAACCCCAGGAACCAACAAAGCACCA GTATGACTGGGATGTTGCAACTGCATTCGCTTTTCTACAGAAGTATGGTCTTACAG GAGAGTTCAAGATTAATGTTGAGTGCAACCATGCTACTCTATCTGGACATAG CTGCCATCATGAACTGGAGACTGCACGGATTAATGGGCTGCTTGGAAATATCGATGCAAACACTGGTGATCCACAAGTCG GTTGGGACACAGATCAGTTCATGACAGACATTGCTGAGGCTACTTTGGTTATGTCAAGTGTAGTTAAGAAT GGGGGGCTTGCGCCTGGTGGATTCAACTTTGATGCCAAATT GCGGAGGGAAAGTACTGATGTTGAGGACATATTTATTGCTCATATATCAGGAATGGATACCCTGGCCCGTGGCCTCCGCAACGTCGCCAAGCTAATTGAG GATGGTTCCTTGGATGAGCTTGTCCGCAAGCGCTACCAGAGCTTTGACAGCGAAATTGGCGCCTTGATCGAG GCCGGGAAAGGAGACTTTGAGACGCTAGAAAAGAAGGTTCTGGAGTGGGGTGAACCCACTGTTCCATCCGGCAAGCAG GAGCTGGCCGAGATGCTGTTCCAGTCTGCTCTGTAG
- the LOC117846295 gene encoding zinc finger CCCH domain-containing protein 10, whose protein sequence is MDDISSMATGRYRRWAAASCGADPSDPTTWYAWAHRGHRLWAAMPDAFWIYMYKVHRCPQLSSHDWTRCPYAHNGERARRRNPRRFSYLAVTCPAFRESQQHQHLARTGAAASCMHGLQCRYAHGVFELWLHPARFRTTMCQGGLACPRRVCFFAHFPAELRAENDPVPLAGLPPLPPLRVPPAPEPLSFPRRVDLAMQAMLGKVRLYDGDDASSSSPTAPAVAAVATATPVLALPLASVPDDDEDPAAGKHGSVYGDYPHFDLIRDMVDDDERES, encoded by the coding sequence ATGGATGACATATCCTCCATGGCTACGGGTAGGTACcgacggtgggcggcggcgagctgtgGCGCCGACCCGAGCGACCCCACGACATGGTACGCGTGGGCGCACCGCGGCCACCGTCTCTGGGCGGCCATGCCGGACGCCTTCTGGATCTACATGTACAAGGTCCACCGGTGTCCGCAGCTGAGCAGCCACGACTGGACGAGGTGCCCGTACGCGCACAACGGGgagcgcgcccggcggcgcaaCCCGCGCCGCTTCTCCTACCTCGCCGTCACCTGCCCGGCGTTCCGCGAGTcgcagcagcaccagcacctggcccggacgggggcggcggcgtcgtgcaTGCACGGGCTCCAGTGCCGCTACGCGCACGGCGTGTTCGAGCTGTGGCTGCACCCGGCGCGCTTCCGCACCACCATGTGCCAGGGCGGCTTGGCGTGCCCGCGCCGGGTCTGCTTCTTCGCGCACTTCCCGGCAGAGCTAAGGGCCGAGAACGACCCCGTGCCGCTCGCCggcctcccgccgctgccgccgctccgcgTCCCGCCGGCGCCTGAGCCCCTCTCGTTCCCGCGCCGAGTGGACCTCGCCATGCAGGCCATGCTGGGCAAGGTCCGCCTGTACGACGGCGATGACGCCTCTTCGTCATCACCAACTGCTCCTGCTGTCGCCGCTGTTGCCACGGCGACGCCGGTGCTGGCGCTGCCGCTGGCATCGGTgccggacgacgacgaggatcCCGCCGCCGGCAAGCACGGCTCCGTTTACGGCGACTACCCGCATTTCGACCTCATCAGGGACATGGTTGATGACGATGAGCGAGAAAGCTAG